A window of Polaribacter litorisediminis contains these coding sequences:
- a CDS encoding DUF4177 domain-containing protein, which translates to MKEYKFLKQKMSWSNSQNNFEDEINSHAKQGWRVINVYCNTNGGVYALLEKDKNR; encoded by the coding sequence ATGAAAGAATATAAATTTTTGAAACAAAAAATGAGCTGGTCCAATAGTCAAAATAATTTTGAAGATGAAATCAATTCCCATGCAAAACAAGGTTGGCGTGTCATAAATGTATACTGTAATACGAATGGTGGTGTTTACGCTCTTTTAGAAAAAGATAAAAACCGATAA
- a CDS encoding DUF4369 domain-containing protein encodes MKKILSILLLAVVLHSCSSKKEGNMIVQGQIKGLKKGKLYLQKMVDTVLVSVDSIALLGNDTFTLTDNVDSPVLYYLTFDGNTTDKRILFFGEEGIITINDHVDKFGNQPIITGSKNQEVLDKYNVIGRRFQNDRLDFIKKDFDAKRAKDDDLVQQLENDYKKMVRRRVLFTTNFAITNADLEVAPYIALTEMYDASLKMLDTVNNSLSPRAKNSFYGKRFQEYLDNIKKAEAEVKE; translated from the coding sequence ATGAAAAAAATTCTTTCAATACTCCTACTCGCCGTAGTTCTACATTCTTGTTCCTCTAAAAAAGAAGGCAATATGATTGTTCAAGGACAAATTAAAGGCTTGAAAAAAGGAAAATTATATCTTCAAAAAATGGTAGATACTGTTCTAGTTTCAGTAGATTCTATTGCGCTATTAGGAAATGATACTTTTACTTTAACGGATAATGTAGATTCGCCTGTTCTTTATTATTTAACTTTTGATGGAAATACAACGGATAAAAGAATTTTATTTTTTGGTGAAGAAGGAATTATTACCATCAACGATCATGTTGATAAATTTGGAAACCAACCTATAATTACCGGTTCTAAAAATCAAGAGGTTTTAGATAAATACAATGTTATTGGTAGAAGATTTCAGAATGACCGTTTAGATTTTATTAAAAAAGACTTTGATGCGAAAAGAGCAAAAGATGACGATTTGGTGCAACAACTAGAGAACGATTATAAAAAAATGGTTAGAAGAAGAGTTTTATTTACAACAAATTTTGCCATTACAAATGCAGATTTAGAAGTGGCTCCTTACATTGCTTTAACAGAAATGTACGATGCAAGTTTAAAAATGTTAGATACTGTAAACAACTCTTTGTCTCCAAGAGCTAAAAATTCTTTTTACGGAAAACGCTTTCAAGAGTATCTAGATAATATTAAGAAAGCTGAAGCTGAAGTAAAAGAATAA
- a CDS encoding DUF4177 domain-containing protein translates to MKEYKIVELKLGFRNRSQNFEDLLNLHAREGWIFKEIPHGWNSMILEREKNR, encoded by the coding sequence ATGAAAGAATATAAAATAGTTGAATTAAAACTAGGGTTTAGAAATAGATCACAAAATTTTGAAGACTTACTAAATCTGCATGCCAGAGAAGGTTGGATTTTTAAAGAAATTCCTCATGGTTGGAATAGTATGATTTTAGAAAGAGAGAAAAACCGATAA
- a CDS encoding DUF819 family protein, which translates to MSISEINNDIPLFPNDTVIFGILCVILAGIFYTSKKEAFSKFYKIVPALLLCYFIPSIFSSLGIIADKWIDVNATITHLQSLYGNLENVTNLASLKAYISTNNIDSTIYAQFTGGSKLYYISSRFLLPASLVLLTLSIDLKGVFKLGPKALIMFFTATIGVMIGGPLAIIFFKYVAPDILTQVEGTELWKGLSTVAGSWIGGGANQLAMKEQWEVSDSLFSIMAVVDVLVAEVWMAFLLIGVAKSDAIDKWFKADNSSITELKNKMEKFTLETARIPSFNDLIMLLGIGFGVTSVGHIIGDYLGSYITHNVPFLVDFGLGSSFFWLIITTTTVGIFLSFTKIKSYEGAGASKIGTVFIYILVASIGMKMNLNAIVENISLFAIGFVWMIIHVGLLFLVAKIIKAPYFFLAVGSKANIGGAASAPVVAGAFHPSLAPVGVLLAVLGYAVGTYGAFFCALMMKWVS; encoded by the coding sequence ATGAGTATTTCAGAAATTAACAATGACATTCCTTTATTTCCAAATGATACCGTAATATTCGGAATCTTATGTGTAATTCTTGCAGGAATTTTTTACACTTCAAAAAAAGAAGCTTTCTCTAAATTTTATAAAATTGTCCCTGCACTTCTACTCTGCTATTTTATCCCTTCTATTTTTAGTTCCTTGGGAATTATTGCTGATAAATGGATTGATGTAAACGCAACCATAACACATTTGCAATCACTTTATGGAAATTTAGAAAATGTCACAAATTTAGCTTCTTTAAAAGCCTATATTTCCACGAATAATATTGACAGTACTATCTATGCTCAATTTACCGGAGGCAGTAAATTATATTATATTTCGTCTCGTTTTTTACTTCCAGCTTCATTGGTTCTATTAACCTTAAGCATCGATCTAAAAGGTGTTTTTAAACTAGGTCCCAAAGCATTAATTATGTTTTTTACCGCGACTATTGGCGTTATGATCGGAGGACCGTTAGCTATTATTTTCTTTAAATATGTGGCTCCAGATATTTTAACGCAAGTAGAAGGAACCGAACTTTGGAAAGGACTCTCTACCGTTGCGGGAAGTTGGATTGGCGGCGGAGCCAATCAATTAGCGATGAAAGAACAATGGGAAGTTTCCGATAGTTTATTTAGTATTATGGCGGTAGTTGATGTTTTAGTTGCCGAAGTTTGGATGGCATTTTTACTAATTGGTGTAGCAAAATCTGATGCCATAGATAAATGGTTTAAAGCTGATAATTCATCGATCACAGAACTTAAAAACAAGATGGAAAAGTTTACATTAGAAACGGCAAGAATTCCATCTTTTAATGATTTAATTATGCTATTAGGAATTGGTTTTGGCGTTACTTCCGTAGGGCATATTATAGGCGATTATCTTGGAAGTTATATTACCCATAATGTTCCTTTTTTAGTTGATTTTGGTTTAGGAAGCTCTTTCTTTTGGTTGATTATTACCACTACAACCGTGGGTATCTTTTTATCATTTACAAAAATTAAAAGTTATGAAGGGGCTGGCGCTAGTAAAATAGGAACTGTTTTTATTTATATTCTAGTAGCCTCTATTGGAATGAAAATGAATTTAAATGCTATCGTAGAAAACATCAGTTTATTTGCTATCGGTTTTGTTTGGATGATTATTCATGTCGGTTTATTATTTTTAGTTGCCAAAATTATAAAAGCTCCCTATTTCTTTTTAGCCGTTGGTTCTAAGGCAAATATTGGAGGTGCTGCCTCTGCTCCTGTGGTTGCTGGTGCCTTTCATCCTTCTTTAGCTCCGGTGGGTGTTTTATTGGCAGTTTTAGGTTATGCCGTAGGAACTTATGGCGCATTCTTTTGCGCTTTAATGATGAAATGGGTCAGTTAA
- a CDS encoding Arc family DNA binding domain-containing protein yields the protein MAKKKAFALRVNEDMIKAIEKWAADEFRSTNGQIEWMLMQALKDAKREPKKKEE from the coding sequence ATGGCGAAGAAAAAAGCTTTCGCGTTGCGAGTTAATGAAGATATGATCAAAGCTATTGAAAAATGGGCTGCTGATGAATTTCGCTCTACAAACGGGCAAATAGAATGGATGCTCATGCAGGCTTTAAAAGATGCTAAACGCGAACCTAAAAAGAAAGAAGAATAA
- a CDS encoding WD40/YVTN/BNR-like repeat-containing protein, whose protein sequence is MKKLLTLLFLCTSTLVFSQEFSMDLVKNMKPRNIGPGGMSGRVTSIDVVESNPEIMYVGTASGGIWKSTSGGVKWEPIFEKELTASIGAVAIQQSNPSVIWAGTGEGNPRNSLNGGFGIYKSLDAGKTWKAMGLEKTRHIHRILVHPTNPDIVYVGAIGSPWGEHKERGVYKTIDGGKTWKQILYNNNKTGAADLIMDPTNPNKIIAAMWEHKRDPWFFKSGGEGSGLYITHDGGENWKEITEKEGFPKGELGRIGVAIAPSEPNVIYALVEAKKNALYKSEDGGFKWKKVNDKPGIGNRPFYYSEIYVDPQNENRLYTVFTYINVSQDGGKNFTELMPAYGVDNGVHPDHHAWWIHPTNGKFMIDGNDGGLNITRDGGKSWRFIGNIPVAQFYHINVDNEFPYNVYGGMQDNGSWRGPAYVWKAQGIRNSYWQEISFGDGFDVVPDKEDSRYGWSMSQQGSVLRYDYITGNNYSVKPTHKDPNVKLRFNWNAAINIDPFDTNTLYFGSQFVHKSTDKGLTWEVISPDLSTNNPEKLKQSESGGLTMDATGAENHCTVLVVEPTSLEKDVLWAATDDGQVHITKNGGETWTNVAKNIKGLPENSWITQIKASNKNKGEALLIANDYRRFNYTPYAYRTKNYGKSWERIVDENDVQSYTLCIIEDPENANLLFLGTDDGLYISIDAGGKWTKWTEGFPTVPVKDLVIHPREHDLIIGTFGRAAWVLDDIRPLRTMAAKNVVEEKLVLFAPPTAYQTATQQPTGSRFGADALYQGENRRSGALISYYINKPEEKKKEESKTSEKVKDQKKNMVQYDSIKLEIFDGERHIRTLKFKTPKENGVHKTTWYLREKGVDRASRSIRKSSREPSGVTVKPGIYQLKMTFGDAVSEQTIKVEFDPRLQISEDAINQKYKASKVLETYQEKIANIVKQLVESKNAVTKIKENLSKEDKEKYKTEIKASTETNKKIDSLIAKYLGSIDKRQGITRNPEITVNQRFGLASRYIRSRFGKQTDTEKTLMNQFKEEFKKVVAETNTFFNNDWLAYKKLVENIQISPFKQTKIYAVE, encoded by the coding sequence ATGAAAAAATTACTCACCTTACTTTTTTTATGTACTTCTACCCTAGTCTTTTCACAGGAATTTTCTATGGATTTGGTAAAAAACATGAAACCACGAAATATTGGTCCTGGAGGCATGTCTGGACGTGTAACGTCCATTGATGTTGTAGAAAGCAACCCAGAAATAATGTATGTAGGTACTGCTTCTGGTGGAATTTGGAAATCTACTTCTGGAGGTGTTAAATGGGAACCAATTTTCGAAAAAGAATTGACTGCTTCTATTGGTGCAGTTGCCATTCAACAATCGAATCCAAGTGTAATTTGGGCAGGCACCGGAGAAGGAAATCCAAGAAATAGTTTAAATGGTGGCTTCGGAATTTACAAATCTTTAGATGCTGGAAAAACTTGGAAAGCGATGGGTTTAGAAAAAACAAGACATATTCATAGAATACTTGTTCATCCTACAAATCCTGATATCGTTTATGTTGGTGCCATTGGTTCGCCTTGGGGAGAACACAAAGAACGCGGTGTTTATAAAACTATTGATGGCGGTAAAACTTGGAAACAAATTTTATATAATAATAACAAAACAGGCGCTGCCGATTTAATTATGGATCCTACAAATCCTAATAAAATTATTGCGGCAATGTGGGAACACAAACGTGATCCTTGGTTTTTTAAATCTGGTGGAGAAGGAAGTGGTTTATACATTACCCATGATGGAGGAGAAAATTGGAAAGAAATCACAGAAAAAGAAGGTTTCCCAAAAGGAGAATTAGGTAGAATTGGTGTTGCAATTGCACCAAGTGAACCGAATGTTATTTATGCGTTAGTTGAAGCAAAAAAGAACGCTTTATACAAAAGTGAAGATGGTGGTTTTAAATGGAAAAAAGTAAATGACAAACCAGGTATTGGAAATCGTCCTTTCTATTATTCAGAAATTTATGTAGATCCACAGAATGAAAACAGACTGTATACCGTTTTTACCTATATCAATGTTTCTCAAGATGGTGGAAAAAACTTTACGGAATTAATGCCAGCTTATGGTGTTGATAATGGAGTGCATCCAGATCATCATGCTTGGTGGATTCATCCAACCAATGGAAAATTTATGATTGATGGAAATGATGGTGGTTTAAATATCACAAGAGACGGCGGAAAATCATGGCGATTTATAGGCAACATTCCTGTTGCACAATTTTATCATATTAATGTTGATAACGAATTCCCGTATAATGTTTATGGCGGAATGCAAGACAATGGTTCGTGGAGAGGACCTGCTTATGTATGGAAAGCACAAGGAATCAGAAACTCTTATTGGCAAGAAATTAGTTTTGGCGATGGTTTTGATGTGGTGCCAGATAAAGAAGATTCTCGCTATGGATGGTCTATGAGTCAGCAAGGTTCTGTGTTAAGATATGATTATATTACTGGGAATAATTATTCTGTAAAACCAACGCATAAAGACCCGAATGTAAAATTACGTTTTAATTGGAATGCGGCAATTAATATAGATCCTTTTGATACAAATACCTTGTATTTCGGAAGTCAGTTTGTTCATAAATCAACCGATAAAGGATTAACATGGGAAGTTATTTCACCCGATTTATCAACCAATAATCCTGAAAAATTGAAACAATCTGAAAGTGGTGGTTTAACCATGGATGCAACGGGTGCAGAAAATCATTGTACAGTTTTGGTCGTAGAACCAACTTCTTTAGAAAAAGATGTTTTATGGGCTGCTACAGATGATGGCCAAGTTCATATCACCAAAAATGGTGGCGAAACTTGGACTAATGTTGCGAAAAACATAAAAGGTTTACCAGAAAATAGTTGGATTACACAAATTAAAGCATCCAATAAAAATAAAGGAGAAGCTTTATTAATTGCCAATGATTATAGACGTTTCAACTACACTCCATATGCCTATAGAACCAAAAATTACGGAAAATCTTGGGAACGTATTGTTGATGAAAATGATGTGCAAAGTTATACGTTGTGTATTATAGAAGATCCTGAAAATGCGAATCTATTATTTTTAGGAACCGATGATGGTCTCTACATTTCGATCGATGCTGGAGGAAAATGGACCAAATGGACCGAAGGTTTCCCAACAGTTCCGGTAAAGGATTTGGTGATTCACCCAAGAGAACATGATTTAATTATTGGAACTTTTGGTCGTGCTGCTTGGGTTTTAGATGATATTCGTCCGCTAAGAACCATGGCTGCCAAAAATGTAGTTGAAGAAAAACTAGTATTATTTGCACCACCAACTGCCTATCAAACAGCTACCCAACAACCTACAGGAAGTCGATTTGGTGCTGATGCTTTATACCAAGGAGAAAACAGAAGAAGCGGCGCTTTAATTTCTTACTACATCAACAAACCAGAAGAAAAAAAGAAAGAAGAAAGCAAGACTTCCGAAAAAGTTAAGGATCAAAAGAAAAATATGGTTCAATATGATTCTATAAAACTAGAAATTTTTGATGGAGAAAGACACATAAGAACTTTAAAGTTTAAAACCCCAAAAGAAAATGGCGTGCACAAAACTACTTGGTATTTAAGAGAAAAAGGTGTAGACAGAGCCTCTAGAAGCATTAGAAAATCGTCAAGAGAACCCTCTGGTGTTACTGTTAAACCAGGAATTTATCAATTAAAAATGACTTTTGGAGATGCCGTTTCTGAACAAACTATAAAAGTGGAGTTCGACCCAAGATTACAAATTTCAGAGGATGCCATCAATCAGAAATACAAGGCAAGTAAAGTGCTTGAAACCTATCAAGAGAAAATTGCAAACATTGTAAAACAATTGGTTGAAAGTAAAAATGCAGTAACTAAAATTAAAGAAAATTTATCTAAAGAAGATAAAGAAAAATATAAAACCGAAATAAAAGCATCTACGGAAACTAACAAAAAAATTGATAGTTTAATTGCCAAGTACTTAGGTTCAATCGATAAAAGACAAGGAATTACAAGAAATCCAGAAATTACGGTAAATCAACGTTTTGGTTTAGCGAGTCGTTATATTCGATCACGATTCGGAAAACAAACTGATACAGAAAAAACATTAATGAATCAATTTAAAGAAGAATTCAAAAAAGTGGTTGCTGAAACGAATACCTTCTTTAATAACGATTGGCTTGCTTATAAAAAGTTGGTGGAAAACATTCAAATTTCTCCTTTTAAGCAAACTAAAATATATGCTGTGGAGTAA
- a CDS encoding T9SS type A sorting domain-containing protein has protein sequence MKKITLLVALLISSIGFSQEVLQDFENGGLGDPFGDAAASLVADPETGGSRGTVAMLSSNPNGTVWQGINISLTKNVDLTSELTMTMDVYSTVAITIAPKVVNGSGAPDSTTSVSHTGSGWETLTMTFDQGLDATGPANGKYSGFVIYYNWNSGTNGFGAQDSRVFYVDNISGIGADPVVSAAPTDAPPTPPSYDAENVISLFSDAYADVSNITWGTSWDTADIDDEVAAGNNVKKVNISGFLGVDFSSTPLNLNDFTHFHIDVWTEAETLDKSLNHKLSNHAAGAGETSAIEFTTTNVSTPALPDPNPGTWISYDIPLASFTIAGASLDREAIAQYLLTSNLGIVYIDNVYFYKEGTASVANNELLGFSMYPNPTKNLLNISAKETIQKADIFNVLGKKVMSVNVNDTQASVDVSNLSSGIYLIKYNVNDAVGTAKFVKE, from the coding sequence ATGAAAAAAATTACCTTATTAGTAGCTTTATTGATTTCGTCAATTGGCTTTTCTCAAGAAGTTTTACAAGACTTCGAAAACGGAGGGTTAGGAGATCCTTTTGGTGATGCTGCAGCATCTTTAGTAGCTGATCCAGAAACTGGTGGATCAAGAGGAACTGTTGCAATGTTATCTTCAAATCCAAATGGTACAGTTTGGCAAGGTATCAACATTTCTTTAACAAAAAATGTTGATTTAACAAGCGAATTAACAATGACTATGGATGTTTACTCAACTGTTGCCATCACAATTGCACCAAAAGTAGTAAATGGTAGTGGAGCTCCAGATTCTACTACATCAGTTTCTCACACAGGTTCTGGTTGGGAGACTTTAACGATGACTTTTGATCAAGGTTTAGACGCAACTGGTCCTGCAAATGGAAAGTATTCAGGTTTTGTAATTTATTACAACTGGAATTCGGGTACTAACGGTTTTGGAGCGCAAGATAGTAGAGTTTTTTATGTTGATAATATTTCCGGTATTGGAGCCGATCCTGTGGTTTCGGCAGCTCCTACGGATGCACCACCAACTCCACCAAGTTATGACGCAGAAAATGTGATTTCTTTATTTAGTGATGCTTATGCAGATGTGAGTAATATTACTTGGGGAACTTCTTGGGATACAGCAGATATTGATGATGAAGTAGCCGCTGGCAATAATGTGAAAAAAGTTAATATTAGTGGTTTTTTAGGTGTTGATTTTAGCTCAACTCCATTAAATTTAAATGATTTCACGCATTTTCACATAGATGTTTGGACTGAGGCTGAAACATTAGATAAAAGTCTTAATCATAAATTATCTAACCACGCTGCAGGTGCAGGGGAAACTAGTGCTATAGAGTTTACAACAACAAATGTAAGTACCCCAGCTTTGCCAGATCCTAATCCTGGTACTTGGATCTCTTATGATATTCCTTTAGCAAGTTTTACTATTGCTGGTGCTAGCTTGGATAGAGAGGCAATTGCACAATACCTTTTAACTTCTAATTTAGGTATAGTTTACATAGATAATGTATATTTTTATAAAGAAGGTACTGCAAGTGTAGCAAACAATGAATTATTAGGGTTCTCTATGTATCCAAACCCAACAAAAAATTTATTAAATATTTCTGCTAAGGAAACTATTCAAAAAGCAGATATCTTTAACGTATTGGGTAAAAAAGTAATGAGTGTTAATGTAAATGATACTCAAGCTTCTGTAGACGTTTCTAATTTATCATCTGGTATTTACTTAATTAAATACAACGTAAATGATGCAGTAGGTACTGCAAAATTTGTAAAAGAATAA
- a CDS encoding DUF2490 domain-containing protein: MKKKIFFLCLSFIFLKTQGQELAENQVGAWYMYNGTHRLSEKIKIMTSAHVRYFELASEYQQEIYRLGFNYAFTKNINFTTGFVYSITDTSYKKVVPNLYEYRFYQDLHLEKYWNKIRFKHRIRLAQRFKRPNFTNEIQHRIRYGLFLKYPLKKNLELYAFNEVFLRFKSQVFEQNRIGTGILKKIDRTLKLRLGYFYNQFTNLELHRIQLGIIINTNHS; encoded by the coding sequence ATGAAGAAAAAAATTTTCTTTTTATGCTTGAGCTTTATCTTTTTAAAAACTCAAGGACAAGAATTGGCTGAAAACCAAGTTGGAGCCTGGTATATGTATAACGGTACGCATCGATTATCAGAAAAAATTAAAATAATGACGAGTGCGCATGTTAGGTATTTTGAATTAGCTTCGGAATATCAGCAAGAAATATATAGATTGGGTTTCAACTATGCTTTTACTAAAAATATAAATTTTACAACAGGTTTTGTTTATTCAATTACAGACACATCCTACAAAAAAGTGGTCCCCAATTTATATGAATATCGATTTTATCAGGATTTACATTTAGAAAAATATTGGAATAAAATTAGGTTTAAACATCGAATACGTTTGGCACAAAGATTTAAAAGACCAAACTTTACTAATGAAATTCAACATAGAATTAGATATGGTTTGTTTCTAAAATATCCTCTAAAAAAAAACTTGGAACTTTATGCTTTCAACGAAGTGTTTTTACGATTTAAATCGCAAGTTTTTGAACAAAATAGAATAGGCACAGGCATTCTGAAAAAAATCGATAGGACTTTAAAACTTCGTTTAGGCTACTTTTACAACCAATTTACGAATTTGGAGCTTCATAGAATTCAATTAGGAATCATAATCAACACAAATCATTCATAA
- a CDS encoding alpha/beta hydrolase family protein, translating into MIRILTSLCLSIFSIAITFAQVKSEEININNMAIQLPGTLTYSSENQPLIIWVHGSGPVDRNGNQPAQNVKANYIKQFRDAVNNEGIAFFSYDKRTANSKNTPFLSDGILITDFILDAKEVVNYFKNDERFSEIILVGHSQGSLIAMLAIENVDKYISIAGAGESVNKTLVKQINKQSIEIGKIAEEQFKELKETGDIKEVNPNLLALLSKPNQPFFASWMALNPLEEIKKINIPILIINGTKDMQVKVDDAKALHAAKPTSELVIIENMNHVLKDIQKEEDNLKSYFSAEYPLSTKLTETIVSFVKK; encoded by the coding sequence ATGATACGTATTTTAACTTCTTTATGTTTATCAATTTTTAGCATTGCAATTACTTTTGCACAAGTAAAATCCGAAGAAATCAATATCAATAATATGGCAATTCAGTTGCCAGGAACTTTAACCTATTCATCAGAAAATCAACCTTTAATAATTTGGGTACATGGCTCTGGTCCTGTTGATAGAAATGGAAATCAACCTGCACAAAATGTAAAAGCCAATTATATTAAGCAATTTAGAGATGCTGTAAATAATGAAGGAATTGCTTTTTTTAGTTATGATAAGAGAACTGCAAATTCAAAAAATACTCCTTTTTTAAGCGATGGTATTTTAATTACAGATTTCATTCTAGATGCCAAAGAAGTGGTCAATTATTTTAAAAATGATGAGCGCTTTTCTGAAATTATTTTAGTCGGTCACAGTCAAGGTTCTTTAATTGCAATGTTGGCTATAGAAAATGTAGACAAATACATTTCTATTGCTGGTGCAGGAGAAAGTGTAAATAAAACCTTAGTAAAACAAATAAACAAACAAAGTATTGAGATTGGTAAAATTGCTGAAGAGCAATTTAAAGAACTAAAAGAAACAGGAGATATTAAAGAAGTAAATCCAAATTTATTAGCTCTTCTATCAAAACCAAATCAACCTTTTTTTGCTTCGTGGATGGCGCTAAACCCGCTAGAAGAAATAAAAAAAATAAATATTCCTATTTTGATTATTAACGGAACGAAAGACATGCAAGTAAAAGTTGATGATGCTAAAGCCTTGCATGCAGCAAAACCAACATCAGAATTGGTAATTATAGAAAATATGAATCATGTATTAAAAGATATTCAAAAAGAGGAAGACAATTTAAAATCATACTTCTCTGCAGAATATCCTTTATCCACAAAACTTACAGAAACTATTGTTTCATTTGTAAAAAAGTAG
- a CDS encoding S1/P1 nuclease, with amino-acid sequence MKIKLLLLIPFFFFAKSSEEDAIFWGQNGHRVTGKIAEKHLTKKAKRNIDKILKGESLAFVSTFADEIKSERKYREFSPWHYVNMKLDQTYAEAEKNPKGDLVTAIDKCITVLKDENSSEEDRVFYLKLLIHFVGDLHQPMHIGQKEDKGGNDFQVQWFGEGTNMHSVWDTKMIEAWNMSYIELADNAKYLSKKQIESIEKGSVLDWVEEIHQITKKVYASAKSGENLRYRYSYDHFAIVRSQLQKGGIRLAKILNDIYG; translated from the coding sequence ATGAAAATTAAATTATTGTTATTAATTCCTTTCTTTTTCTTTGCAAAATCTTCTGAAGAGGATGCTATTTTTTGGGGACAGAATGGACATAGAGTTACTGGAAAAATTGCAGAGAAACATTTAACAAAAAAAGCTAAAAGAAATATTGATAAAATTTTAAAAGGTGAAAGTTTGGCTTTTGTGTCTACGTTTGCTGATGAAATAAAGTCGGAGAGAAAGTATAGAGAATTTTCTCCTTGGCATTATGTAAACATGAAATTAGATCAAACCTATGCAGAGGCAGAAAAAAATCCAAAAGGAGATTTAGTTACCGCAATTGATAAATGCATCACCGTATTAAAAGACGAGAATAGTAGTGAAGAAGACCGTGTTTTTTATCTAAAATTATTGATTCATTTTGTGGGTGATTTGCATCAACCTATGCATATCGGACAAAAAGAAGACAAAGGAGGAAATGATTTTCAGGTGCAATGGTTTGGAGAAGGAACAAATATGCATTCAGTTTGGGACACCAAAATGATTGAAGCATGGAATATGAGTTATATAGAACTAGCGGATAATGCCAAATACTTATCAAAAAAACAGATAGAAAGTATTGAAAAAGGTTCTGTTTTAGATTGGGTTGAAGAAATACATCAGATCACAAAAAAAGTATATGCATCTGCAAAAAGTGGCGAAAATTTGAGATATAGATATTCTTATGATCACTTTGCTATTGTAAGATCGCAGTTGCAAAAAGGAGGAATTCGTTTGGCTAAAATTCTAAATGATATTTACGGATAA
- a CDS encoding SPFH domain-containing protein, producing MKAEKIIKLANGYLMLVVVLVLFFGGIAMSFIQQTPMYIPAILLGFIGFFGFILVNPNTSKVILLFGKYVGTIKENGLYWANPFFTKKKISLRASNFDSERLKVNDKLGNPIMISTILVWRVTNTYKAAFDVDNYENFVRVQTDAAVRKLASMYPYDNFADEGHDEDITLRSSVNEVSEALEKEIEERLSIAGIEVLEARIGYLAYAQEIASAMLKRQQATAIVAARHKIVQGAVEMVEMALNELNRKQIVELDDERKAAMVSNLLVILCGDKEASPVVNAGTLSH from the coding sequence ATGAAAGCAGAAAAAATTATTAAGCTAGCAAATGGTTACCTAATGTTAGTAGTTGTTTTAGTATTATTTTTTGGAGGCATAGCCATGTCCTTTATACAACAAACTCCTATGTATATACCAGCAATATTGCTTGGTTTTATCGGATTTTTTGGTTTTATTTTAGTGAACCCCAATACTTCTAAAGTTATTCTACTTTTTGGTAAGTATGTAGGTACTATCAAAGAAAACGGTTTGTATTGGGCAAATCCATTTTTTACGAAAAAGAAAATTTCTTTAAGAGCTAGTAACTTTGACAGTGAGCGTTTAAAGGTAAATGACAAACTAGGAAACCCAATTATGATTTCGACCATTTTGGTTTGGCGAGTAACCAATACCTACAAAGCTGCTTTTGATGTTGATAATTATGAAAATTTTGTCCGTGTACAAACGGATGCAGCGGTTAGAAAGTTAGCAAGTATGTATCCTTATGACAATTTTGCGGATGAAGGCCATGATGAAGATATTACATTACGTTCTAGTGTTAATGAAGTTTCTGAAGCTTTAGAAAAAGAAATAGAAGAACGTTTATCCATTGCGGGTATAGAGGTTTTAGAAGCTAGAATTGGATATTTAGCTTATGCACAAGAAATTGCTTCTGCAATGTTAAAAAGACAGCAAGCTACAGCTATTGTAGCAGCAAGACATAAAATTGTACAAGGTGCAGTTGAAATGGTAGAAATGGCTTTGAATGAACTAAATAGAAAACAAATTGTTGAGTTAGATGATGAGCGAAAAGCAGCAATGGTTAGCAACTTATTGGTTATTTTATGTGGTGATAAAGAAGCGAGTCCTGTGGTAAATGCCGGTACATTAAGTCATTAA